GCGCCGGATCGTCGTCGCTCCGGACGTGCTCCAGACCTCGGCGATCGACACGGGCGGGATCGCAGATCGGCTCTCGGCCGACTACCTCGTCGCGGTCAACGCCCGGGCGGTCTCCGAAGTGGGAACGATCATCAGAGAGGCGCCGGACGGGGTCCGTGTGCCGACCCTTACGGTGGATGCGGTGATCGGGTTCGCATCGCCGGAGGACCGGGCGGCGTTCGCGTCCGAACTCCAAGCGGCGGTCGCCGCGATCGCCGCGAGGTACCACCACGACGAAGGTCGACCGCACCGTTTGATCGTCTCCTCCTACCCTCGCCCAAGGAAGGCGGCAGGATCATGAACGACGAGGAACGCATAGGGCGTGTCGCGCATCGCGCGGAGCTTACCTACGGCATCGCCGCGGCCCCCGAGGAGGTTTGGCGTGCGATAGCCACCGCGGGCGGCATCTCCTCTTGGATGGTGCCCACCGCGCTCGAACCGCGCGTAGGTGGCGAGGTGTCGTTCGACTTCGGCGC
The Trueperaceae bacterium genome window above contains:
- a CDS encoding helix-turn-helix domain-containing protein, coding for MNSVQVLSDGAAVEVALHPVRASILEALAEPGSAATVAAAVGLTRQKVNYHLKALEAHGLVEPAETRTWGGITERLMQRTARRIVVAPDVLQTSAIDTGGIADRLSADYLVAVNARAVSEVGTIIREAPDGVRVPTLTVDAVIGFASPEDRAAFASELQAAVAAIAARYHHDEGRPHRLIVSSYPRPRKAAGS